The nucleotide window AACGCTCTGGTACTGTAAAAgttcatgttgttgttttagatATTAACGACAACGCCCCAGTCTTCAAAACAAGTGCATATAGAGTATCTGTCCCAGAAAACACTGCTAAGGGGGCGTTACTGCTTACAGTTAATGCAACTGACGCAGATACAGCATCGAATGGACAAATAGGCTATTATTTTGAGCACACAAGCCCTAAAATTAGAGAACTTTTCACAATTAATGTATCTACAGGTGAGATCAGATTGTCTGGGCAGCTGGACTTCGAGGACACGAGCAGTCATGAATTTAAAATCCAGGCAAAGGACCAGGGAGGCTTAGCCGACTCCTGTGAGGTGGTAATTGAAGTGACAGATGTGAATGATAATGCGCCTAAATTGACGCTCATGTCCTTTTCCAACACGCTGCCTGAAAACTCACCTCCGGGTACTGTGGTTGCCATGATCAATGTACAGGACAGCGACTCGGAGGACAATGGAAAGATCACCTGCTGGATTGATGCCAGTCTCCCGTTTAGAACCGAATCGTCGCTGTCCAGTTACTATAGCATAGTAACAGACTCCAGTTTGGACAGAGAACAAATTCAGGAATATAATATCACAATCACGGCCAAAGACGGTGGGCTCCCATCATTATCTACTACAAAAACACTGCTAGTGAAGGTATCTGACATAAATGACCACTCGCCACGTTTTGAACAGGAGATGTACAATGCGCACATTCCTGAGAATAACGTGCCTTCTTTACTGTTGCTCAGCGTGAAGGCGAGCGATCAGGATGTGGCTGCGAATGCACGTGTCTCATACTTCATTCTTGACCACGATGTGAACGGCAGACCAGCATCATCGTTAGTTTCGATTGATTCAGACAGTGGCAAGATTTACGCCATTAACTCATTCGATTATGAGCAAATTAAGTCGTTCAGCGTTAATATAAGAGCGCAGGATGGCGGTTCACCATCTCTGAGTAGCAACGCAACTGTAAACTTTATTATTCAGGACCAGAATGACAATGCGCCTCAGATTCTGTATCCAGTACAAACTGGTGGCTCTGTGGTGGCTGAAATGGTTCCTCGTTCAGCAGAGGTGGGCTATCTAGTGACTAAAGTGGTGGCTGTGGATGTGGACTCTGGACAGAATGCCTGGCTCTCATATAAACTGCAGAAAGCGACAGACAGGGCGCTGTTTGAAGTGGGCGCACAGAATGGAGAAATAAGAACTGTGCGCCAAGTCACTGATAAAGATGCTGTGAAACAGAAACTCACTGTTATAGTGGAGGACAATGGACAGCCCTCTCGTTCAGCTACAGTCAATATCAATGTGGCTGTGGCGGACACTTTCCCTGAAATGCTCTCCGAGTTCACTGACTTTACGCATGACAAGGAATTAAATGACAATTTGACATTTTATCTCGTCCTGGCCTTGGCTGTAGTTTCGTTTCTCTTTATTGTCTCCATCATCGCTATACTGTCAGTGAAATGCTACAGATGGAGACGTGAGCGGATGTTTTACAAATCTGGTGCTAATCTTCCAGTTATTCCGTATTATCCACCTCTTTACGCAGATGTAGGGGGGACAGGAACTTTACAGCATATGTACAATTATGAAACTTACAGAACCACTGACTCTCGAAAGAGTGATGTGAAATACGCCAGACCTCCTACTGAGAGCATCATTAGTCTGGACACCAGTGGAACTCAGACCATTACGCAtgcgcagagagagaaaaattgcGACAATTATGAACAGGTGAGAACTTTTACTGCAATACCTGGTAAAAGCAATCATTTAATTATGAGATTCCTGGAACCAGTGATTTTAGAAAGAAGGACATAAATCTTTCCCCCAGCTTTTAGCGAGTCTTTTGAACATTGACCTAGGGGACGAACCAAGGACaaaccataaaaataaacaaagtattGCACTCACCCAGATGTTATTGCTGAGGTGAGGCCTTGAGATATTTTCCATGAATGTAAACAGTAAgttaaaattttgttaaatcATCACCAATGTGATGTGGGCTTAATAATTCTATCTAGTATtctattgtaaataataaatgcattttattttctttgtagaGCCATAGGTGCGGGAAGTAGGGGTTCtgggggtacacacacacacacacacacacacaaacacacacacacaccacatcaaGGGACTGCACCTCTACCTTTGATTTACGTGCATTGATATGATATTATCGTACAATGAGAAAAAAGTGTTAGTCAAGAGCACTGCACAATTTTTGAAAACAAATTCATATGGCTATGTGTAGAGTAAGAAGGGATTATGAGAAGTGGTTGGATGGCAGTGAAAAGGAAACAATGCACAATGCAATGAGAGAGACATGTGTTCAGATTTCTGTTCAGCTCTGCTGCAACTGTTGGGTCTATTCTCCTTCAGTTGCaagttgctttggataaaaCGTTAGCCAatgtaaatctgtgtgtgtgtgtgtgtgtgtgagagagagagagagagagagagagagagagagaaaatgcaaaACCATCTGTAGGTTCTGCATTTTGTCTGTAGTTAGTTGATTTTCGAGGATTAGtagacatttttaaacatatctCCTCATCAGCTGGACCTTTacgcaaaaaataaaatgaaaatcgGTTTGAAAACAAGGAGGAGAGGGGAAAGAGAAAGTGATTTTATCCTGTCTTACTGCTTATTTACTTCTGTATAAAAGCTTGGTTCATCTTAGTATTTCTTCCTGCATCTTACCTTTTCATGACCTTATTATAGGTTTATATGAAAACTTGCAAATTTACATCCTGGCCTCTTGTAGATGTAGGGGATGTCTGGAAACAGTTATTAAGCTAATAATGCTGAGGGACCGTTGTGTGGCCGGTATCTCATGTTTATTTCCTCATTACACCACAGGCAGCCACTTTGAAATCAACCCTATGTACTTTGTTGCTTGGTGATTTGTGGAGACAGTGGGACAGGGGTACAAAGCTCATGTGGCAGACAGATGTGGAGGTTGTTTTCTACAGGAAGGAACAGTATGGGTTATGTTGTGGCTTAACACTGGGTTTCATTAGCATGTTGAGCAGTATAAAACTATATGGTTATCCttaatacactcaaaaaaataacttgttgaatgaacgtaattaaattatggaaagaatttccacctgatttaatggctttttttcaacattaagcaattttgttggcccaacttaatgttcttaagTTCAGTcagattaattttattaggttcatttaacttatttactacagctgcgtccaacataatttaatactgttaacataaatgaatagcgttggtacaacacatttttcagttgtaaattaagttgatccaactcaagtaaatttaaatttcaagccctggtcaacagaattctgtgaaggaaggaagcatgagacaaacgggataaaacggagatttttattttacaccagcagcaacttacaaatgaagtcttaatttgaaaagatgtacaaaacataaaacaccacaaataattattaatcatagaaaaaaaattaacaccaacagaaagttttgtacttgATAACTGTTCGTTATGGCTTTTAAATAtaaccgttagagacggttggtcaggaaactcctgaagtcagatgcagacaggacactttcactcacaaactcctgtgaaaaaatacagagatagattcaattaaaattcatgatacttaatttatcaaatgaacaatatttatactttcttcctctcgcttcacaactcatgagaacagaccgaaaccagaaccgaaccgcagattaagcacgcgcatataaccgtcggtattttaagtgtgattaaaaataccagaaatagcttaaaccaaaataacgtgactaaacatcgctaaacagaaggtgacatttatgttcagtatttcgtttctatttagaaagatgggaattaattcctgcttaccttttccacacgcccgccaaacgtttgtcttctcaacacgctgtgttctcttctcgcgatatttccggttttgctatttccggttttcatagtgacaagatctctatggtttatctcaacatgattaaatctaatacatgttaagttgttgaatttcatgtaaatacaacataatttattcatgttcatcttggaaacatgaaattattatgtacaaaacacatattacattttagtacatgtaacaggtagccatgttcatttttttgagtgtataatgtgtgtgtgtgtgtgtgtgtgtttgtgtgtgtgtgtgtgtgtgtgtgtacgcatatGTGAAATTTTGCTCTCCCAGCCATGAGCTTCTTCACAGCTGGGCTTAATTTATCCAGCTTCTggttatattatatactatatagtaTCTATACCTATTGACAAGGCCAGTGTTAATGCCACATGCCACTGGATTTCTCTATTAAATTATTCCCTCACTTTCCAATGATGTTTTTTCTCACTCATCTTGGTACTGTACATATCTCAGAtcagaaaagtgaaaaaatgtaattctcaaaacaaTTTGCTTCTTATTGTTTAATCACTTGTGTACATCATAAAGAGCAATTTCTTCTTTTGAACAAATTGAGAATGCTTTTCTTCTCTTCATGCAAAGAAATGTATAATTGTCTGCTGTTTCTCACATTATTAGTTGCTTATGTCATGTTGATCAAAATGTATTACACTCTTTCTCTGCTGAACATGCTTAACTCCCAAAACATCAAGGCATTAGATCACTGTATATGCCATTACATGCAAAATGGTTGAACCAGTTGTTCTAATCTCAGATATTCCTATAATCtagtgttgtttatttttcttttttgtaaatgtgtCACGTGTCAAGTAAATAATAGCTTTCACCAATAGAGGAAAATGTCTGAAAAGTTAAATCAACCAGTGATAAACCAGATGTAATAGCaataaatgtttagaaaaaaaatagaacacaattatgagagtaaaacctcacattttttctttatataatccactGCTACTGTATTGCAcctatcccagcatttcactagtgcttgaataccatcacgGTAGAAAGGTTGCCAAacaaaatggcttggagcaaaaATAGGTCTGTACAGGGGATGGAGCTATAACTACCAGCCAAGTTCCAGTAATGGTAAATTGGGGTGTGGGGGCAGTAAGAGAGAATGCATTTGGTGATCAATCCAGGCCATTTTTTCCAGGCAATGAAGGCCTGGCCAGGCCATGGCGTACTGAGGAAACTTCCTTCGATGGTATCCAAGTACtaatgaaatgctgggataagtccATTACTGTAGTTTTTCATCTCATAACTGTGTCATTATTCTTCATAATTcaggtttgacttaaacatctCTCGTACATACAACATACATACCTActtacatacatgcatacattgAGATTGTATTTCCTATGCACTGATAGTTGCTGTTTATTCTATGAAGAAGAGGAGCTGTCCTTTTCAGCCCTTTCTATGCACTTTATCCCTTCTCCCTTCCCCCTCTACAGCTGCAGCCCTCTGCAGTCTttctgctgtgtgtgtactTGACAGTTCCTTATTCAGTATGCAGAAAACTGGACTAAACACATAATAATCTcatatttacacttttttttacataattgtaGAAAAAATGAATTATATGAAATGTTAAGGGTTTGGAATAGAAttaatatatgtacatatactcaaaactgtattattatgaaaacacacactgttttggctctctctctctctctctctctctctctctccttctctctctctctttctctcacaatTTAATTAGATCTTTTCAATCTTGAAATGGGGTTGCCATGTTCTGTAGTCTTTTGCACCATGTGCTTTACTGTGCTATAGGTATGTCTTCCCCCTCTCCTCCTAACCCACTTTCATCGTTAGCTGGGATGTGTTGCCATAGCAACAAGCTGACTCACATGTAGGCTGTACCATTATGTCACTGGCCACAGGGGGGCAGTGAGAGGCCCAAGCTTTGTGTAATGGTTTAAAGCAATTGAGATGGTTCTGTATTAGATGAAATATCCCTGGCGTTAATAATGTATTGGCCTAGACTTGATTCTAATTTTAGAGGGAGgagggaatgtgtgtgtgtgtgtgtgtgtgtgtgtgtgtgtgtgtgtgtgtgtgtgtgtgtgtgtgtgtgttgtctcttACAAAGATCAGAGAAAGCTATCTAGACAATAAGATAGGCCTGCTTTTAGTAATGTCCAATAGACactagtataataataataataataataataataataataatgtgtgtgtgtgtgtgtgtgtgtgtgtgtgtgtgtgtgttttgggttttttttttttttctaattgttttacagttataatgtataaatcataatccTCACCTGTTCCTTTGAGAGAAATCCTTAAAAGTTTGTGTATTAACCTTAAAGCAGGTTGTTACTTTATCAGACAAGGTCCAAGTAGAACCCCTTTTTAATGCTGACATATAATGTCTGCGTCTTTTTTTGTGTGACCATGATTACCTAAATTATGTCTTAAGTTTTATGCAATTATATAGAAAATTATAGATTTTTCCCTCTATCTAGAGTGGGTCAGTGCAGAAATCAGCacataaacaacacaaaaaacatttaattaacaacataaaaccTCAAAACtagatttctctttctctctctctctctctctctctctctctctctctctcatataaaAGTAATATGCACAATAAAACctcaaaattgttttattttattctagaACTGCATTTCTGGTCACATGTTATATCTTCCCAAAAACCCACTTAACATGTGGAGAAAATCAATTTGTTTTGTAATTGTGCAGAGGATGGGTGAGTATAAGTTGGTTCCAAAATGTATCAGATGAGTTCATTATTCTAACTTAATTCTTCCCTGTTCAATCTCTTTTTCATGCTGCCCTCCTGCCTCTGCTGCTGTGATCACCTGTTCCTGTTTGTGCCTTATTCTAATCCCCTGTTTAACACAATGAAGGTAAGATTTTTTAAGTCTTTAAGACATACCCATGTTCCTTGTTAGTGTATTAAAATCacactttttattaaaacaaatactgtaaaatttaGGTTACAGCACTGTTGggtctttttcactttttaaaccAAACATTATTGTGGATTGTTTGTAATAACCAGCATAAATACATATCAACTACATATACCTTAAACAACAATTGTACTTTGGTACAAAGAGTAAAATTATTCTTCTGTTGTGAGACTTGACAGCTAATTTATCAGAACTGCTGTGcctagggggaaaaaatgtaatttaacagTGTTTAGCTCACTATGACTAGCTTATATTCTGTCACACTTATATGAGTGAGAAAAATAGCCTTTATTGTAATTATacgcatacacacatgtattaaTTCATATTGAGTTTAAATGTTTATCCGGTTTAGGGTCAGGTCTTAATGTAAATTTCGTGttctgtttgtattttttgttgtgtAATCAAGCGCTTGGTTTGCTTGCTCCGCTCTGTGTGGCGCTGTCCGTGCTTGTGGTGCTGAAAGTCTCTCATTCTCCCACAGCTCCCTTCGCGCTGTCGTTTTTATAAATTCTCTCGGGGGGTTTTAAGCGCATGTAATCGTGTAGCGAATATAAACAAGATCTTTTATCCGTTTTGTGTGTTATGATTGTACATACAGTCCGCATTTTAATGCAGATTCTAAACGCACAGCAAGCCaagagtgtgtgcgcgcgcatgtggTGCGCCGCGCCCTGGTGCTGCAATGCACTCTGTCTGGCACGTTCACTTTCACTGAGTATAGCAGTGTTTGTGTTACACCACAAGGCGGCACTAAAGAAGCCTGATCCATCAGCacgtgttgttgttgttgttattattattattaccatacCATTTTAGATTTATCATGACCCTGATCTGGATAAATTGTTTGCTGATGATGACTGATGATGATTATAtattatagaaaatataaattattgagCTTATCTGCAAATGTGCTTTATGTATGCAGTGCAACAAACATAAAATTGGTTTAGCCACATTTGTGTATATACTtactaattttaaaataaactgctaACTGCTAGGAATGGATAAAcatataacaaacaaacaatagtaCTGCAAATAACCaagatttctaaaaaaaaaaaaaaaaaaaaggagcacttaattattaataaaccgTAAGTAATGTTAATGAAGCAAgggagttttatttctttaaagtaaCCTATCTGGCAACCTATCATAGTCCTCACTAGAATATTTTT belongs to Clarias gariepinus isolate MV-2021 ecotype Netherlands chromosome 2, CGAR_prim_01v2, whole genome shotgun sequence and includes:
- the LOC128543731 gene encoding protocadherin gamma-A12-like isoform X22, which codes for MEENISVAWRFCVFFVCLPLISGASGQLRYSVAEEMPPGALVGDVVKDLDLQPKRLLEGKARIFAASGRDYVQLDREKGHITVKERMDREILCSSSTSTCSISFEIIVENPIELYRVTVEILDVNDNSPAFPRGEIKLEISESASVGARFALDRALDADLGTNSIQSYSIDPADHFTLKTQNRADSGKNVELVLQTPLDREKEEHLYLTVTATDGGNPKRSGTVKVHVVVLDINDNAPVFKTSAYRVSVPENTAKGALLLTVNATDADTASNGQIGYYFEHTSPKIRELFTINVSTGEIRLSGQLDFEDTSSHEFKIQAKDQGGLADSCEVVIEVTDVNDNAPKLTLMSFSNTLPENSPPGTVVAMINVQDSDSEDNGKITCWIDASLPFRTESSLSSYYSIVTDSSLDREQIQEYNITITAKDGGLPSLSTTKTLLVKVSDINDHSPRFEQEMYNAHIPENNVPSLLLLSVKASDQDVAANARVSYFILDHDVNGRPASSLVSIDSDSGKIYAINSFDYEQIKSFSVNIRAQDGGSPSLSSNATVNFIIQDQNDNAPQILYPVQTGGSVVAEMVPRSAEVGYLVTKVVAVDVDSGQNAWLSYKLQKATDRALFEVGAQNGEIRTVRQVTDKDAVKQKLTVIVEDNGQPSRSATVNINVAVADTFPEMLSEFTDFTHDKELNDNLTFYLVLALAVVSFLFIVSIIAILSVKCYRWRRERMFYKSGANLPVIPYYPPLYADVGGTGTLQHMYNYETYRTTDSRKSDVKYARPPTESIISLDTSGTQTITHAQREKNCDNYEQQKPPNADWRFNQNQRPGPSGAAATPDVPMGTGPWPNPPTEAEQLQALMAAANEVSEATNTLGPGTMGLSTRYSPQFTLQHVPDYRQNVYIPGSTATLSANPQQPQQPPQALPAPQVTSAQVEPPKPQTPASKKKITKKEKK
- the LOC128543731 gene encoding protocadherin gamma-A11-like isoform X21, with the protein product MEENISVAWRFCVFFVCLPLISGASGQLRYSVAEEMPPGALVGDVVKDLDLQPKRLLEGKARIFAASGRDYVQLDREKGHITVKERMDREILCSSSTSTCSISFEIIVENPIELYRVTVEILDVNDNSPAFPRGEIKLEISESASVGARFALDRALDADLGTNSIQSYSIDPADHFTLKTQNRADSGKNVELVLQTPLDREKEEHLYLTVTATDGGNPKRSGTVKVHVVVLDINDNAPVFKTSAYRVSVPENTAKGALLLTVNATDADTASNGQIGYYFEHTSPKIRELFTINVSTGEIRLSGQLDFEDTSSHEFKIQAKDQGGLADSCEVVIEVTDVNDNAPKLTLMSFSNTLPENSPPGTVVAMINVQDSDSEDNGKITCWIDASLPFRTESSLSSYYSIVTDSSLDREQIQEYNITITAKDGGLPSLSTTKTLLVKVSDINDHSPRFEQEMYNAHIPENNVPSLLLLSVKASDQDVAANARVSYFILDHDVNGRPASSLVSIDSDSGKIYAINSFDYEQIKSFSVNIRAQDGGSPSLSSNATVNFIIQDQNDNAPQILYPVQTGGSVVAEMVPRSAEVGYLVTKVVAVDVDSGQNAWLSYKLQKATDRALFEVGAQNGEIRTVRQVTDKDAVKQKLTVIVEDNGQPSRSATVNINVAVADTFPEMLSEFTDFTHDKELNDNLTFYLVLALAVVSFLFIVSIIAILSVKCYRWRRERMFYKSGANLPVIPYYPPLYADVGGTGTLQHMYNYETYRTTDSRKSDVKYARPPTESIISLDTSGTQTITHAQREKNCDNYEQQQKPPNADWRFNQNQRPGPSGAAATPDVPMGTGPWPNPPTEAEQLQALMAAANEVSEATNTLGPGTMGLSTRYSPQFTLQHVPDYRQNVYIPGSTATLSANPQQPQQPPQALPAPQVTSAQVEPPKPQTPASKKKITKKEKK